GGGCTGGTTCCGCCGTAGGGTCGATCATCGCGCGCGTAAGCCCAAAGCCAGGCTTTCGTCGTTTTCCCTGAGCCGGGCGCCAAGGTGGGCAAGGTCGTTTCGTCGGCAAAGACCCTTTCGCCCTCTTTGACCCGCTCGAGGATATAATCGGCGCAGATCTGAAGCTCGAAGCCCAGATGCCCCATCCATTGGGCCATCAAATTCCGGCTGATCTCGACGCCGTCGCGCAAATAGATCGCCTCCTGGCGGTAAAGTGGAAGACCGTCGGCGTATTTGGAGACGGCGATATAGGCGAGCAGCCGCTCCGTCGGCAGGCCGCTTTCGATGATGTGTGCCGGCGCCAGGGCCTGGATCACGCCGTCGCGTGCCCGGAAAGCGTATTTGGGGCGGCGCGTCACGATGACCCGGAACTTCGGCGGCACGACATCCAGCCGTTCTGAGCGGTCTTCCCCGATCAGAACCTTCTCCAGCCCCGCGCACTCGGCGGGGACGTCCGGTTCGATCACCTCCTCGATGCGTTCGAGATGAGCGGCAAAGCCCTTGCGCGGACGCGGGGCGCGTTTCGGCTTGTCACCGGAAGCGCGATCAAGTTCGCTCTGGATCGCCGAAAGGCCGGTCTCGATCTCCTCGAAGGCAAAGGACACTTGCTCGTCGTTGACGGCCAGGCGCAGCCGCTCGGAACGCGTGCCATGTTGGGTGCGCTGCAGAACCTTCAGGATCGATGTGAGGTTGGCAATCCGCTCGTTGGCGCTTTTCTCGACCGCTTCCAGTCGGGTGATCTCGGCTTGTGCCGCGACAAGCCGAGCCTCGTTCGCAGCCCGTTCCTCGGCCATCGCTGATATCATCGCTTTCAGCGCATCGACGTCGTCCGGCAGGTCGGGAATGGGCAAAACCATGGGAGGCAATAGAGCACAAAAGCAGCCGTTTTCCCAACCATTACAGCGACATGATTCATCTTGCCGCAGGCCGATATCAGCCCGTCAGCAGCGGTCGCCGAACCTTGGCCGGACGGATCTTCTTCCAATCCATTCCAGCCAGCAGCGCCATTAGTTGCGAATGGTCGAGACGCACCCGCGCCGCCGATATGCCCGGCCAGCAGAAGCTGTTCTCTTCCAGGGTTTTCGAATAGAGACAGACCCCGCTGCCGTCCCACCAGACGATCCGGACACGGTCCGCCCGTTTCGATCTGAACACGTAAAGCGCGCCATTGAACGGGTCGAGGCCGCCTTCCCGCACCAGCGCCATCAAGGATGCGGCCCCCTTGCGGAAGTCGACCGGCTGGCACGACACGTAAACCACAACGCCGGAAGCGATCATGCCTTGCGCACCGCGCCGATAATTCCCGCCAACTGATCCGGATCAATATCCCCGCGCACCCGAACAACGACATCACCCAGAACGATCTCTACGGTCGCGCTGCCGCCCGTCTCAAAGCGCGCGAACTTCACCGGCTCGCTTTCCGACATGGTTCGATCGCCCAATGGCGCCGTCAATGGCGCCAGCGCCCCCGAGGAAAGTGCCTTCCTGCGCCATGCGTAGAGTTGCGACACGTCCAGTTCATAGGCGCGTGCAACCTCCGCCACCGTCCCTCCCGGCGAAAACGCTTCCGCCACAAGCCGCGCCTTCTCGTCATCAGACCAATGCCGCGGCGAACGTCGCGACGGCGTCGCCGTCAAAACTTCGAAGGTCCGAACCTGATTCACCTTGTCGCTCATATGACTCTCCGCATGACTCATGCAGAAAATGAGCTTCCACCGACAAACGCGCTACGTGGGTTTGCCTAACCGCTTACGGTGTACTCGTTGTTGCCGGTCTTCTTGAAGGTGCCGATGGTCGCCATGGTAGTTCTCCTTGAACTCTGTTCCGAGCCCGCACCATTGCGGCCTCGATGGCGATCGACAGGCCGGAGGCGATTGACGGCGCACCCCGCAGGGGCCTGACAGCAAAGGAGGGGCTTTCTTGGCTCGCGAGGAATGACGGCGCAGCCGGCAGGGGAAGAAAGTTTCGACGCCGCTGTTGCGGCATAGGCGATCGAGGCGCAGCCGACCTTCGGCCAGATCAGCCCATTGAAGAGGCCGTTTTGGAGCGGTCGACCTGACAGAGACGCATCACAGGAGAACGCGGCGACCACCCCGAACCGATGGACCGTGACGACGCCTGACACCGCGGTTCAAACCAGCTCCGGCGGACGCTCCGTTCCGCCGGCTCCTGCCCGTCGCCCACGCGATCGCCCCCTCTCAGCACTCGCACCGTCGTTGGACGCGCCGTCAGGGCATTGCCCCCAGCACCGTCACCGAGGGCATGGCGCGTCAGTTGGGTTAGCCGTTGATCCGATCAACGCGATTGCGAACGACCCTGCCGACGAAGAGCGCGACACGTAAGACATCAACCCACCGTCCTGCCGCCGCCGGCAACGATGTCAGGCGCGCGCGACGTTCTGCCCGGTTGGCCCGGGCGCGGCCATTGCTGTCACCCGAATCAGCGCCGTGACACCAACGGCGACTGCGCCGATGACGGAGAAGATGATCCGCCAGGTGTCGGAGGGCATGGTGTGTTTCACGATGCCATGTGTCGCATGGTAGCCGGCGAGCGCCGCGGGTGCGACGAAGGCGAGTGCGATCGCGAGCCGTATCCAGAGCGGACGAATGAAGGCGAGCAGGAACTGCCCGAGGCCGAGCGTCAGCGCGGCGGCGGCGAGGCCGACGAGGATTGCCCCGAGCCAACCGGCGCCGGTCTGGAAGGCCCAAGTCCCGGCACTGACGCCCGCGAAGAACGGAAGCGCGAAGACAGCCAGTGTGAATAGAAGCCAGCACAGGGCGCCGATCGCCACGATGCTGGAGAGGATGCCGATGAAAACCATGGTGGTGTTCTCCGTGAGATAGAGGTCTGACGGTCGCGCCTCCACCACCACCACGGCGCGTTGCCAGTATAGCCGAAGAGAAGGCGGGACGGGAGCGGAAATCCCGTAGGATTCCCGCTTGCAGTCGCGACGCCTTGCCCGCGGTCAGCGGGCGAAGGGATCGATCTCGTGAACGATGGCGGCGAATTCGCCGTCATATTCGCCGGCGGGCATGACGCCCATGGTGCCGTCGCCGGCCTGGAAGATGACGATCGAGACCATGAGGGTGGTGGCGAGGCTGAAGGCGAAGGCGTGAGCTTGATTGAGGGACATGTGACCGGCTCCTGTCTTGGAGGCGGGAGACCATCTCCCGCGCGACAGGCGCCCGATGTGTCCGGCCGATGGCCGCAATCACCGCGTAGGCGAAGCTGGAGCGGCGGCATGCTCGCATAGCCGACCCTTTACGGGTTGATGGCGTCAGGCCAGCGGCTGGACCAAGGATTAGCGCAATGGAAGCGGCAGATGGTTTTCCGCCTTGACCGGGGCCACAATGGGATTTCCCGCTCAATGCTTTCACTCCATAGCATCGCCGCCGTGCTCCCAGTCGTGATGCTGCCGAAACGGGCCGGTATGGTCATGCAAAGCGCAACAGCCGAAGAGAACGCCCGTGCCGAAGCTTCCCAAGAAGAGCGATTTCCCGGTGAGCCAGGTGCGGCGCTATCTGGAGCCCGGCCCGATCGTGCTGCTGTCGTCGAAGTGGCAGGGCGCGACCAACATTATGACGCTCGGCTGGCACACGATCCTGGAATTCTCGCCGTCTCTGGTCGGCCTGATGATCTCCGGCGGCAATCACAGTTACCGCATGATCCGCGAGAGCCGGGAGTGCGTGATCAACCTGCCGACGACGGCGCTGACCGATACCGTGGTCGGGATCGGCAACACGTCGGGGGCCGAGATCGACAAGTTCGCCAAGTTCAATCTCACGCGGCAAGAGGCGAGCAAGGTCGATGCGCCGTTGATCGGCGAATGCCATGCCAGCTTCGAATGCCGCCTTCACGACGACGCGCTGGTCGACAAGTACAATTTCTTCATCTTCGAGGTGGTGAAGGTGCATGTCGCCACGTCGCCAAAGCATCCTGAGACGCTGCATTACACCGGCGATGGCGTGTTCGTGGTGTCCGGCAAGGTCATCAGCCGCAGATCGCTGTTTCGACCCGAGATGCTGTGAGAGGCGGCGCTCACGCGCCACCTCCCTTCGGGCGGAAGTCGAACAGCGGGATGCCGAGCTTCCTCGCCTTGTCGGCGAGATTGTCCTGAATGCCGGTGCCAGGGAAGACGATGACCCCGATCGGCAGGACGTCCAGCATCTGATCGTTGCGCTTGAACGGTGCGGCCTTGGCGTGTTTCGTCCAGTCGGGGGCGAAGCCGACCTGCGGCACCTTGCGGGCGTCGGCCCATTTGGCCGCGATCTTCTCGGCGCCCTTCGGCGACTTGCCGTGCAGCAGCACCATGTCGGGGTGCTTGGCGTGGACCTGATCGAGCTTGGCCCAGATCAGGTGGTGATCGTTGAAGTCGAGCCCACCGGTAAAGGCGATCTTTGCACCGGCAGGTAGTAGCACCTGATTGTCGGCCCGCTTCTTCGCGGCGAGGAAGTCGCGGCTGTCAATCATCGCCGAGGTCAGGTTGCGGTGGTTGACCATCGATCCGCTGCGCGGTCGCCAGTTCGATCCGGTGTGGCGCTCGTAGTGCTCGGCGGCCTGGTCGCGCATCAGCTCGAAGGCGTTGCGGCGTTCGATCATGGTCTGGCCCTCGGCCGTCAGGCGTTCCAGCTCGACGGCCTTCACTTCGCTGCCGTCCTGTTCGCGCTGGCCGCGGCGCTGCGCCTGCTCGTTGTCGTCCAGCTCGCGCTCGATCCGGTCGGTGGCTCGGTGGAAGACGTTGACCGTCGACCAGAGGAGATCGTCGAGGTCGGGCTCGAGGCGGGTGTCCTCAAAGGTGACGATCAGGGCGTCAAAGATGTCGGCGATGGCGCCGGCGACATGGTCGCCTTCCGGAAGCGGTCGGGGATCGGGTTCATCCGTGAAGGGACGGTAGCCGTAAAGCTGGAGTTCGCTGAGGACATGGTCGGTGGGTGAAGAGGCGTGGTGCGGTTCGTAGTCGTCGTGCTCGCTCATCGGGATGCTCCGTCGGTTCGACCGCGACCCTCGCGGCCTTCATGGCGACGAAAGCCGGCGGGCGGGCCGGACCTGCACCCGCAGCGAGGCGGAGGGCCGGAGCACAGCGGAGGATGACGAAGGCGGGCTATTTTGCCTCGCGATGGAAAGGCCCGCAGGGCCGCCGGAAAATAGTCCGCCGCAGGCATTGCGGGTCCGGGCCGTTTGCTGGCCGATCGCCCTCTCGAAGGCCGGGGCGCGGTTCTCTCCGACATCAAGATCATCCGAGCGACGCCGACGACGGCGCTCCCGCCGTCTGCATTCTCCTGTCGGCCTATGCCGCCAGCGCCATGAAGCGTGCGACGTCCTGGGGCGCGATCTGCACCCGGGCCGCTGCCCGGAGGCTGTCCAGACCAGCCAGGCGGAGATCCTCGTTGAAGTCGCCCAGGCGCGGAGATACCACGACCGCCTCGATCCCGGCGGCGTTCGCCCGTTCGATCAAGGTCGTCATCGCACCGTCGCCGGCCGGATCATTGTCGCGGGCGATGTAGAGCCGGCGCAGCGTGTCGGGGAACAGGATGGCCGAGAGATGCGCCGCCGAGAGCGCCGCCGCCATCGGCATGGTGGGCAACGCCATTCTGAGCGACAGCATCGTCTCTATGCCTTCGCCCGCCGCCATCACTTCGCCCGCCACACCGAAGCGAACGGCGTGTCCCAGGAGGTCGCCCATCGCCCGTCTCGGTGTGTCGATCGGGGCCTTGTCCGAGCCGTCAGGGGCGAGCCAGGTGCGATGCGCGCCGGTCTGATGCTCGGCGAGATCGGTGACCGATGCGATCATCGCCGGCCAGGTCTCGGTCGGGGAATGCTCGTCGGGCCGGTAATAGCACCGGGGATGAAAGCGAAGGCTTCCGGTTCCGTGCAAATCCGCAATGCCGCGTGTGCGCAGATACGTCTTTACGAGCGTGCCCGAAATCGGCTGCGCCATGGCAAAGAGCCGCCGTGCCGCTTCCAGTGATCCGGTCGGCGCTGGTGATTTGCGCTCGCCGCCATGCGGACGGTCCGGTTCGGGATGCGGCATTGACAAGAAGGTGCGCGCCTCATCGGCGACGTCCTTGAAGTCGACCAGGCCGCAGCTCTCGCGGATGACGTCGAGCAGGTCGCCATGCTCGCCAGTGGCGGCGTCGGTCCATTTTCCGGCAGCGCCCTTGCCGTTTTCGCCGCCCTTCAGCCGCACGAACATCGAGCGGCCGGGGGTATTGCGTGCGTCGCCGACCAGCCAATAGCGGCCTTCGCGATGCCCGGCGGAGAGATAATGGCGGCACACCGCCTCTGCCTGTCGGCCGAGACGGATTGCCAGTTCGGAAGCGTCCTGTCGTGCCATCACGCAGCCTCCCGCTCACCGATGCGCTCGACCGGATAGCGCTCCAGCACCTTCGCCAGGATCGCAGCGCCGGTCGCATCGGTCGGCACGAACATCCGCAGCGTCCACGAGATGATTTCGTGGAACAGGCCGTAGGCGCGCAGGCGGTCACGCATGGCGTCGGTGAAACCGGACAGCTCGATTCGATTGGCGCCCATGACCCGGACGCGGCGAAGCTGAAGACCCTCGGTGAGATCGAGCACGGTCTTGCCGTCCATCAGCGCCATGAAGGCGTCGTCCGGCGTCAGGGTCGATGTGCTGGCGGCAAGCGCGCCGGCCACCCAGGCGGGAGAGACGCGGCGGCCGACGATACGCTCGCCGTCGTCGGTCTGGAGCCGATAGACCCGTGTCGACTCATTCGGCAGCCGCTTCCAGATCGGCAACAACAGCCCGCTGACGACATGGATGGTGCTGTCGGCATATTCCGGCACCTCGGCCACCTCAGCGTTCCATGCCGCGGTGAAACCGGCCTGATCGGCGTCGACCCAGTGGGTCTCGCCCATCATCTTAATGGGGACGTTCTGCGCCTCCATCGGCCGGATCAGCCGCACGCGACGTTCGATCTCGCCAT
This DNA window, taken from Shinella zoogloeoides, encodes the following:
- the tnpC gene encoding IS66 family transposase, with the translated sequence MVLPIPDLPDDVDALKAMISAMAEERAANEARLVAAQAEITRLEAVEKSANERIANLTSILKVLQRTQHGTRSERLRLAVNDEQVSFAFEEIETGLSAIQSELDRASGDKPKRAPRPRKGFAAHLERIEEVIEPDVPAECAGLEKVLIGEDRSERLDVVPPKFRVIVTRRPKYAFRARDGVIQALAPAHIIESGLPTERLLAYIAVSKYADGLPLYRQEAIYLRDGVEISRNLMAQWMGHLGFELQICADYILERVKEGERVFADETTLPTLAPGSGKTTKAWLWAYARDDRPYGGTSPPMVAYRFEDSRGAECVARHLSGFSGILQVDGYSAYSNLAKARAKTGSNETIQLAGCWAHLRRKFYDLHISGVSQTATDTIVAMTELWKVEDEVRGKDAGTRARRRQETSSVIVTSLFELWEKELGKVSGKSKTAEAIRYALTRREALERFLMDGRIEIDSNIVERAIRPQTITRKNSLFAGSEGGGRTWATLATLLQTCRMNSVDPLNWLSQTLTRIAQGWPVADIEALMPWNFKPDAIG
- the tnpB gene encoding IS66 family insertion sequence element accessory protein TnpB (TnpB, as the term is used for proteins encoded by IS66 family insertion elements, is considered an accessory protein, since TnpC, encoded by a neighboring gene, is a DDE family transposase.) codes for the protein MIASGVVVYVSCQPVDFRKGAASLMALVREGGLDPFNGALYVFRSKRADRVRIVWWDGSGVCLYSKTLEENSFCWPGISAARVRLDHSQLMALLAGMDWKKIRPAKVRRPLLTG
- a CDS encoding transposase, whose protein sequence is MSDKVNQVRTFEVLTATPSRRSPRHWSDDEKARLVAEAFSPGGTVAEVARAYELDVSQLYAWRRKALSSGALAPLTAPLGDRTMSESEPVKFARFETGGSATVEIVLGDVVVRVRGDIDPDQLAGIIGAVRKA
- a CDS encoding flavin reductase family protein — its product is MPKLPKKSDFPVSQVRRYLEPGPIVLLSSKWQGATNIMTLGWHTILEFSPSLVGLMISGGNHSYRMIRESRECVINLPTTALTDTVVGIGNTSGAEIDKFAKFNLTRQEASKVDAPLIGECHASFECRLHDDALVDKYNFFIFEVVKVHVATSPKHPETLHYTGDGVFVVSGKVISRRSLFRPEML
- a CDS encoding DUF2493 domain-containing protein, translated to MSEHDDYEPHHASSPTDHVLSELQLYGYRPFTDEPDPRPLPEGDHVAGAIADIFDALIVTFEDTRLEPDLDDLLWSTVNVFHRATDRIERELDDNEQAQRRGQREQDGSEVKAVELERLTAEGQTMIERRNAFELMRDQAAEHYERHTGSNWRPRSGSMVNHRNLTSAMIDSRDFLAAKKRADNQVLLPAGAKIAFTGGLDFNDHHLIWAKLDQVHAKHPDMVLLHGKSPKGAEKIAAKWADARKVPQVGFAPDWTKHAKAAPFKRNDQMLDVLPIGVIVFPGTGIQDNLADKARKLGIPLFDFRPKGGGA
- a CDS encoding DUF7146 domain-containing protein; this translates as MARQDASELAIRLGRQAEAVCRHYLSAGHREGRYWLVGDARNTPGRSMFVRLKGGENGKGAAGKWTDAATGEHGDLLDVIRESCGLVDFKDVADEARTFLSMPHPEPDRPHGGERKSPAPTGSLEAARRLFAMAQPISGTLVKTYLRTRGIADLHGTGSLRFHPRCYYRPDEHSPTETWPAMIASVTDLAEHQTGAHRTWLAPDGSDKAPIDTPRRAMGDLLGHAVRFGVAGEVMAAGEGIETMLSLRMALPTMPMAAALSAAHLSAILFPDTLRRLYIARDNDPAGDGAMTTLIERANAAGIEAVVVSPRLGDFNEDLRLAGLDSLRAAARVQIAPQDVARFMALAA